TAAGGAAGATCGCGCTGAAGGAGGTAATCCGCCACAGCCTGATAAGCAGGGAGGGTGGTCGGATCAATCGCCGCATTGCCAGCCACCGGATGGGAAGCAAAACGGGCGATAACCATATCCGCTTGCGGATCAATATAAAGAGATTGACCGTGAACGCCTCTTGCCATGAAAGCACCATGGTCATTATGGGGAATCCACCACATACTCCGATAACTCCATCCCTCAAGCAAGGAGTAGCCCGCATCTGCAAATGCTGCGCGATCGCCGCCTTGACTAATCTTGCGAATCACCGATTCCGGAACCACTTGTTGATCCCCAACCCTACCGTTATCCAGAATCATTTTACCAAAGCGAGCCATGTCACGCAGACCGGCACTCAGACCGCCGCCAGCAAATGGCGTGCCAATGGAATCTACTGACATATAGGCATCCAAATCAGCCCCAATTTTGCTCCAAATTTTCTCTGAGAGTACCTCAGTCAGAGTATTTCCAGTAACTCGAGCGATCAGCCAACCCAGTACATCGGTGTTGATCGTTTTATATCCAAAACTGCGACCGTGTTCTCCCTCCGGTTGCACTGTTTGCAAAAATTCAAAGTAAGTTCTCGGCCCCGTGTAGTCTGCGGGTTTTGGTAGCGGATTGCCTGCAGCAGCATGTTGCCAGATGTCTGCATCGGGATCTGAATAGTCCTCGCTATAACGTAGCCCAGTGGTCATATCCATCACTTGACGCACCGTAGCATTGCCGAAAGCACTTTCCGTCAATTCCGGAATATACTCCCGAACTAGCTTAGTTTCGTCCAGCTGGCCTTCAGCAACTAACATTTCACCGAGCAAGCCGACAAAAGATTTAGTCATAGACATTGCCCCATGACGCTTCGTGGGATCTAGGCAACCGGCAAAGGTTTCATAGATAACTTTACCGTGATGCATAACCAATATGCCGTCGGTGAAATTGGCTGCTAGAGACTGCTTCCAGGTCATGGGCTCTGTCGCATTTAATGGCATAAACGTTATGTTGTCAATCCCTTCAAGTAGTGAAGTTTCCAGAGGTTTGGCAGGAGTCAGTTGCCGGCTAACGGCTTTGGTGGGCATCAACTGCTGAAAATTACACACCGTCCAGCGCCACTGGGGAAATTGAGCGTAACTGCCGTTATCAAACCGGATAATTTTATCGGGCGGCGGCGGCGCTCCTTCCATCCAACCTAAAATATTGGAATCAGAGGTTTCTGCTGTCCAAGTGGGAACACTTGAATCTGTGGAAGAATCGTCCGCCATCGCCCCAATCGCCAGATGCCATCCAATCACCAGTGAACAGGCAACACAGAAAAATGTAAAAAGGATTCCTTTGATTTTCATCGTAATCGAGGTTGGTACCAGTCGTCACGGGCTGGTAGAGTTACTGCCGTTTCAAGTTGTGCTGCTCTTGCGAGGAGCGACAAGAGTAGATTAGCATTCATTGTTCTACAACCAAAGCCTCAGGTTGCTAGCGGGACTGATTTGAGCATCAACCCTTGATAAACCCCGGCAATTGCCCGTGACGCGATCGCGCTACTTAGCCTGCTCAAAGGTTACTTGAAGGATCAAAAAGGATCAAGTCATCGGGGTCAATGCCAACAAACCATAGTCTAGACGTTATAATTACTCAAACCTTTTACAATAGATGAATCATTCCTAGAGTGTTGTGGTAGGGTCGCCAATTGTCCCTAAATTTCTCATGAATCATCCATCTTTTAAAGATCAGTTTTTAGTGCAATTAATCCAACAAGTTACTCAATTGAGGATTCAATTGCGCCAGCTATGGCAAAAAATTGGGCAAACTCATGGTCAAGATTCAGGTGATGAAACACAAGATAGTGCTTTAATCTTTCTCAAAAAATATCATTCCCTTTTATTTCCTGAACAAACTCTCTACAAACAGGCTGAAGATCGGACGCTTGATTCTTTAAAGTTGAAAACCACCGAATTAATTTTAAAGCAAGTTAATTTCTATTACCTTCCCTATCGCCTAGAAAGTTTACTTCCTTACTGTGATCCCTTTACAGCAGTAGGAACCTTTCTCAATGCACTCAATCTTTCTTATGAAAATCTGATTCAAGATTTAGAAAAACAGAAACTTGGTCAAGCAATGATCAAAGAATTGATGGAAATTGAGCAAGATTATAATTTAAAATTAACGGGAATTAATGACTTTCCCCTTTATGAATCAGCTGCAACTCATAATTTAAATAAATTCCATAATACAGCTTTGACCCTAAAAAGATCTTTAGATGTTATTAATCTTTTGGACAGAGTTCAACCACCCGGTTATCAAAAGCAGAAAAATAATTTACGGAAATATTGGCATCAACAAACAATTCAAAAATTAGAGAAAACCATTACAAAATTAACTCAATAAAAGAATGCGTTATCCTCAATCTAGCTTAGCTGGCTTTACTTTTATTTATGTATTAGGCATTATCCTGGGAATGGTAATTGCCATTAGTCAAGTTTTCTCCACCGAAATCTTACTCATTGAAGGCTTATCTCATTTACTCATTCTTGTTCTTTGGGGGTTCTTTTTTATCCCTCAATCTTTAAAAGAAGAAGCCGGAAATCGTATCCAAACAGCCGGCTATCTTCATACCTTGATTGGCTTTGCTTCTGCTCTCATTTTGCTGGGGAGTAGTGCCTTTAATCAAGGGGAACTCAATGCAATTCTCTATCCTTTAGGGAGTGCTTTATCAACTAGTATTGTCGGTTGGTTATTAGGGGGCGAAATTTCTAGTTTAGGAGAAAATTATGAAAAAAAGCTGGTTAAATCAGAGTTTCAGCAACTCATTGATGAAATTAAAGAATTCACCGGTGCCATTCAAGAAGTACACAGCTCTTATTTGAGCACGATAACCCAAGTTTATCGGAGTTACCGACAATTACAAGAAGAAGAAGAAAATCTACTCCGACAACACCAAGAACTACAACATAAGATCATGGAAGAAAGCCAAAACTTCCACGACAATTTATTAACGACGAATACGCAAGCTAGCGAAGACTTAAATCAATTATTTACCCAATCCACAGAACGATTACAGGAACTAGAAACGTTAATGGCGCGCACAACAGAAGAAATGAAACAGCTTGATCCACTTTTAGACAGTTTCTCTCAACTCAAAAGTAATAGTGATTTAGCAACAAATAATCTCGCAGAAATGGCACAAGCTTCGAGACGTACTGCTCAATATTTGAATGAGTCTCAGGTGCTAATGAGAGAGTTAGAAAAGTTATTAGAGTATATCACTACTGTGAAGAATACCTAGCCTTACTCATGGCTCAATCAGGTCTGCTGAAAAAGTTACTGGGCTGGTTGAAGAGATGGAACAGACTTCGGCTAAACGGTTCGTCTGAGTCTGCAGGTTGCAGCTTGACGACTCCTTAACTCACTTTTTTTGCTCAAAGGAGTGACTTTAGACTGTCTTACTTGTCGCTGATACGAGATGCCTTAAAAGCTAGAATAGCGAGCAAATGTAGGCACGTTTTGAAGCTGGGAGTAAAAGTGTTCGCTTATGATACTGTTAAAGAGGCAGACTTTTTCTGTCCCAAGTTTCTGTTGTGAATAATGGGTATTACAGAATATACTAGTAAGGCTGCAACCGCTTGGTTTTTGGTTTTTTTTCCTTACCTCGAAATTTATGTAGCAGTACCTAGTGCGATTGCCTTAGGACTTGACTATGTTTCTGCTATTTTTTGGTCTGTATTAGGTAATTTCACACCGATTCCCATTCTTATTTTTTTCTATCAAGAAATTAATAAAATTGTTTGGGTTAAGCGCCAGTTAGAAAAACTTAAAAAGCGTTCGTCTAAAAAAGTCCAACGTTCTATGGATCGTTATGGAGCTTGGTTTATTTTAATATTGACACCGATTTTTGGTTCTTGGATAATTGCAATCGTTATTCCAGTAACGGGGATGAATTCAGTGAAGCTAATGATTTCATCTTTTTTGAGCATAACCTTTTATGCGATTGTAATCGCAGTTTTAATTGCTTTTGGCATAAATTTTGTATAAATTAACAA
Above is a window of Cyanobacteria bacterium GSL.Bin1 DNA encoding:
- a CDS encoding serine hydrolase → MKIKGILFTFFCVACSLVIGWHLAIGAMADDSSTDSSVPTWTAETSDSNILGWMEGAPPPPDKIIRFDNGSYAQFPQWRWTVCNFQQLMPTKAVSRQLTPAKPLETSLLEGIDNITFMPLNATEPMTWKQSLAANFTDGILVMHHGKVIYETFAGCLDPTKRHGAMSMTKSFVGLLGEMLVAEGQLDETKLVREYIPELTESAFGNATVRQVMDMTTGLRYSEDYSDPDADIWQHAAAGNPLPKPADYTGPRTYFEFLQTVQPEGEHGRSFGYKTINTDVLGWLIARVTGNTLTEVLSEKIWSKIGADLDAYMSVDSIGTPFAGGGLSAGLRDMARFGKMILDNGRVGDQQVVPESVIRKISQGGDRAAFADAGYSLLEGWSYRSMWWIPHNDHGAFMARGVHGQSLYIDPQADMVIARFASHPVAGNAAIDPTTLPAYQAVADYLLQRDLP